One region of Pseudomonadota bacterium genomic DNA includes:
- a CDS encoding glycosyltransferase family 4 protein — MKIGLAIYNFDPKKGGAERYAYDLATRLVQRGHEICVFCGQGMKTEGIKLIRLNAMPFPRWLRTLSFALKHRAHMRTSPPDVMLGFGNTFEADVYQSHGGVQRIWMEREIASYEDPKERSYKAFLLRNSINQRIQEWIAEYPIRTKRCSRIIAISDMLKTHIAGHFSIKPDSIDVVYNGVDTQQFAPASSRADGPLRILFSAGNFRLKGLLPLLLAAGEVSKERRDFRVRIMGRGRRERYEQVIRALSIGDCVTFLGEQAYPETVYRDAQILAHPTFYDACSLTTMEAMASGLPVITTRWNGASSLISEQEGYVIDEPFDIVGMVTAIKALFNQDFRDSMGKNARIKLESYTMDQNAAAMEKILLEAR; from the coding sequence ATGAAAATCGGTCTGGCTATATATAATTTTGACCCCAAGAAAGGCGGGGCAGAGAGGTATGCCTATGACCTTGCTACACGGTTAGTGCAGCGGGGACACGAGATATGCGTATTCTGCGGACAGGGGATGAAAACGGAAGGTATAAAACTTATAAGACTCAATGCAATGCCTTTCCCCAGATGGCTCAGAACACTCTCCTTTGCGCTTAAACACAGAGCGCATATGAGGACTTCCCCCCCGGATGTCATGCTGGGCTTCGGGAATACCTTTGAGGCCGACGTATACCAGAGCCACGGCGGGGTGCAGCGTATCTGGATGGAAAGGGAGATTGCAAGCTATGAAGACCCTAAAGAACGCAGTTATAAGGCATTCCTTCTTAGGAACAGCATCAACCAGCGGATACAGGAATGGATTGCAGAATACCCTATCAGGACAAAACGTTGTTCGAGGATTATAGCTATATCCGATATGCTGAAAACCCATATTGCAGGCCATTTCAGTATCAAGCCGGACAGCATTGATGTCGTTTATAACGGGGTAGACACACAACAATTCGCTCCAGCAAGCTCCCGGGCTGACGGGCCGCTCAGGATACTTTTTTCCGCCGGTAATTTCAGGCTCAAAGGGCTTTTGCCTCTTCTACTTGCCGCAGGCGAGGTCTCAAAAGAAAGAAGGGATTTTCGGGTGCGCATCATGGGCAGAGGAAGAAGGGAAAGGTACGAACAGGTTATCAGGGCATTGAGTATCGGAGATTGTGTAACTTTTCTCGGGGAGCAGGCTTATCCTGAAACCGTCTATAGGGACGCTCAAATCCTTGCACATCCCACATTCTATGACGCCTGCTCGCTCACAACCATGGAGGCAATGGCGTCAGGGCTACCTGTCATTACAACACGATGGAACGGTGCATCTTCCCTGATATCGGAACAGGAAGGCTATGTGATCGATGAACCCTTCGATATTGTCGGCATGGTTACAGCCATAAAGGCGCTCTTCAACCAGGATTTCAGAGATAGCATGGGGAAGAACGCACGCATAAAGCTTGAGTCATACACAATGGACCAAAACGCCGCAGCGATGGAGAAAATACTGCTTGAGGCCAGATAG
- a CDS encoding DUF2752 domain-containing protein, with product MKPYLIPRNISFLALSGLVALLFFHYASIVPAGKIISILGFAACPFRLITGIPCPGCGMTHSLLSIIQGDIWDAACFNPFSFFLIFILVISLFPDAYIKRQPSRAINLMKSFFIIVLSLALSYWLVFKVFKFL from the coding sequence ATGAAACCATACTTGATACCAAGGAACATCTCATTCCTGGCTCTGTCAGGCTTGGTCGCCCTCCTTTTCTTTCACTACGCCTCAATTGTCCCAGCCGGGAAAATTATCAGTATCCTGGGGTTTGCTGCCTGCCCGTTCAGACTGATAACGGGTATTCCCTGCCCCGGCTGCGGTATGACGCACTCACTCCTCTCGATAATTCAGGGCGATATATGGGATGCAGCGTGTTTTAACCCCTTCTCTTTTTTTCTTATCTTCATCCTTGTCATAAGCCTTTTCCCCGATGCATACATAAAAAGACAGCCGTCGCGCGCTATAAACCTCATGAAATCATTCTTTATTATCGTCCTGTCCTTAGCTCTTTCTTACTGGTTGGTGTTCAAAGTTTTTAAATTTCTGTAA
- a CDS encoding histidine phosphatase family protein, giving the protein MILLIRHGETTGNRKDVILGQKDYPLTEKGINSSERLAGLVSQYNNGIILTSPLGRAQATATIFSNRTGWPIFIVEGMIELSCGEWEGMSRKDVAPERLFLRTTWTDTPPGGECYKEAETRVGSVINAIREIKEYETFAVIGHASVNRVFLKLWLGFEPSQAMTVGQHHETIYLLGNNGKTDWINIRGERGVEHFDGNMLPP; this is encoded by the coding sequence ATGATATTACTTATACGGCATGGAGAAACAACAGGCAATCGTAAAGATGTGATCCTCGGTCAAAAAGATTACCCCCTTACGGAAAAAGGGATAAATTCATCAGAAAGGCTTGCCGGACTTGTATCACAATACAATAACGGGATTATCCTTACTTCACCGCTTGGGCGCGCGCAGGCTACCGCAACCATCTTTTCAAATAGAACAGGCTGGCCGATATTTATAGTTGAGGGGATGATAGAACTCTCATGCGGTGAATGGGAAGGCATGTCACGCAAAGATGTTGCCCCTGAGAGGCTTTTTCTACGCACCACATGGACCGACACACCGCCTGGAGGCGAATGCTACAAGGAAGCCGAAACCCGTGTAGGCTCGGTCATTAATGCAATAAGGGAGATCAAAGAATACGAGACATTCGCCGTTATCGGTCATGCATCCGTCAACAGGGTCTTTCTTAAGCTCTGGCTTGGGTTTGAACCTTCACAGGCCATGACCGTGGGACAGCATCATGAAACCATCTATTTGCTTGGCAATAATGGTAAAACTGATTGGATTAACATTCGAGGGGAACGCGGCGTTGAACATTTCGACGGCAATATGCTCCCCCCGTGA
- the hisF gene encoding imidazole glycerol phosphate synthase subunit HisF: MKTIKIMPCLDMKNGRVVKGVHFVDIKDAGDPVENAAFYEKEGADELAMLDIAATLENRKTRLDWVNQVSSVITIPLTVGGGIGSLEDIELILKAGASKVSINSAAVENPELIREAAKKFGSKMITVAIDARRNKTMPSGFELVISGGTKPVGKDAIQWAKQCEELGAGVVLPTSMDGDGTLAGYDLEFTKAVADVVTVPVVASGGAGALEHFYEGATKGGAEVLLAASVFHFRTFSIRQVKEYLKSKGLAVIL; encoded by the coding sequence ATGAAAACAATAAAGATTATGCCTTGTCTTGATATGAAGAACGGAAGGGTTGTAAAGGGAGTCCATTTTGTAGACATAAAAGATGCCGGCGATCCTGTGGAAAACGCCGCATTTTATGAAAAAGAGGGCGCTGACGAGCTTGCCATGCTCGATATTGCAGCAACTCTTGAGAACCGCAAAACCCGTCTCGACTGGGTAAACCAGGTGTCGTCGGTAATAACCATTCCGTTGACCGTAGGAGGCGGGATAGGCAGCCTTGAAGACATTGAGCTTATCTTAAAGGCAGGGGCATCGAAGGTGTCTATTAACAGCGCTGCCGTTGAAAATCCTGAGCTTATAAGAGAAGCAGCGAAAAAGTTCGGCTCAAAAATGATCACCGTTGCCATTGATGCGAGAAGGAATAAGACAATGCCGTCAGGTTTTGAGCTTGTCATCTCCGGCGGAACTAAACCTGTGGGTAAGGACGCGATCCAGTGGGCGAAACAATGCGAGGAATTGGGCGCAGGGGTTGTCCTGCCGACAAGCATGGACGGCGACGGAACCCTTGCAGGATACGACCTTGAATTTACAAAGGCCGTAGCGGATGTTGTGACTGTTCCTGTAGTTGCTTCAGGTGGAGCCGGGGCATTGGAACACTTTTACGAAGGCGCAACAAAAGGCGGCGCCGAGGTATTGCTTGCCGCGTCTGTTTTCCACTTTAGAACATTCAGCATCCGGCAGGTAAAGGAATATCTGAAGAGCAAGGGGTTGGCAGTAATACTGTAG
- a CDS encoding DUF169 domain-containing protein, with protein MESKIADTLKLKFNPVAIIWTDEKPEKAIQFKKGKVSCVMYLFSAAAKGKTAVVDSETFGCFGGGTGLGFSNQYVNFPGGLECFYHFLSTGNEKFEKGKGVAREIGKFLKKEFLEDFLQGERYQKSPELVKKFVDLLPMMQIPKKYVLFKPLKDVDPAKEEPVTVVFTANPDQLSALVVLANFNRESNESVIVPFGAGCQVIGIYPYREAKSENPRAVIGLIDISTRKNLKRMGRDLFTFAMPLKMFEEMEESVEDSFLQRTTWKSLTEI; from the coding sequence ATGGAGAGCAAGATTGCAGATACCCTTAAGCTCAAGTTTAACCCGGTAGCGATTATATGGACCGATGAAAAACCTGAAAAGGCAATTCAGTTCAAAAAAGGGAAGGTTTCCTGTGTAATGTATCTTTTTTCCGCTGCTGCAAAAGGCAAGACTGCCGTTGTAGATAGTGAGACCTTTGGTTGTTTCGGGGGTGGTACAGGCCTTGGTTTTTCAAACCAGTATGTCAATTTTCCGGGCGGTCTTGAATGCTTTTACCATTTCCTTTCAACAGGAAACGAAAAATTCGAGAAAGGGAAAGGGGTTGCAAGGGAGATTGGAAAGTTTTTAAAAAAAGAGTTTCTGGAAGACTTCCTCCAGGGAGAACGTTATCAGAAATCGCCGGAGTTGGTAAAGAAATTCGTTGACCTCCTCCCTATGATGCAAATCCCCAAAAAATACGTGTTGTTTAAGCCCCTCAAGGACGTTGATCCTGCCAAGGAAGAGCCTGTTACCGTTGTGTTCACGGCAAATCCGGATCAGCTCTCCGCCCTTGTTGTGCTTGCAAATTTTAACAGGGAAAGCAACGAGAGTGTCATAGTCCCCTTTGGCGCCGGTTGTCAGGTCATAGGCATATACCCTTACAGGGAGGCAAAGTCTGAGAACCCGAGGGCGGTAATCGGACTTATTGATATCTCAACACGGAAAAATCTCAAAAGGATGGGAAGAGACCTCTTTACCTTTGCCATGCCCCTCAAGATGTTTGAAGAGATGGAAGAGAGCGTGGAAGACAGCTTTTTGCAGAGGACTACCTGGAAATCCCTTACAGAAATTTAA
- a CDS encoding PAS domain S-box protein, which produces MPWFTPKTLLKALFFGTGALLIMVFEIHLPISGTRLVTDPREILVTLGAAFTGPIGGIIIGIMSGLIQPVTAFSPVSMFYHALGGFFIGICYRPLYRLTTMPRLLGWWVLLVTFYYFALIIPFSVIGTSFNPELLQQMFGTYTGFTDLYIRVLAPSVIPEWIATIIITIVVMASLPEKFRRPAGYIEKDPLRSSRGTLSARLTAWFFLLSMIPLGVMAALMSHKSTQGVQAIWNERYLLPVAGSLLIVALIAGVVIWVLVERPLRQLTRAAEKMGRGDFNIELKHEYLIDELGTLGGVFNNMTQQLGGLVADLTQQVQELTTAQKALRLSEEKYRNIYENAVLGIFRSTPKGRFIDVNPALAKIHGYASPEEMMMEIKNIGQQLYENPEDLKRYINLLEKQDVVRGFKAHLFRKDKSIAWISMDVRAYRNENDRILYYEGIVQDITEREKAEKDLYNEKQRSLTLSENAPFGMVMIDKIGNYTYINPKYQELFGYSLNEIPDGRTWFRKTLPDPQDRHKVISLWTEDFKDAKTGENITRDFAVTCKDGTEKIINFKSSLLATGEILISCEDITESKLSEERLIEYQQFLGAMLSASPVAVCRVRDRKLVWASDSLSRLTGYSLDELLNVSTRLLYDSDEAYEEEGKTLYEKGWYETWHVVKKDGTKINAFIRLVPMDSRSFIMTFSDITDIKEMQEEKEKLQQQLNHAQKMEAIGTLAGGIAHDFNNILTALIGYGSLLQMRMDKDSPLRRYVEQILSTSKKASGLTQSLLAFSRKQPAKLSPIKLNNIIRGTEKLLERLLTEDIELQIRLAQQDMTIMADVTQIDQILFNLATNARDAMPNGGVLSIETKSIFFTSEFKKIHGYGQPGMYALFSVSDTGIGMDESTKEKIFDPFFTTKEIGKGTGLGLSTVYGIVKQHDGCVDVYSEPGAGTVFRIYFPVIKTMADEAEPVTVCFRKGTETILVAEDNTEVRVLIKDFLQEYGYNIIEAVDGKDAIDKFKEHKGVNHNGIDLIIIDSVMPKKNGREAYDEIRKLSPDIRVLFTSGYTRDIVLDKGIEEKEFDFISKPLSPDELLQKVEEILERPSVIK; this is translated from the coding sequence TTGCCCTGGTTTACGCCTAAAACGCTGTTGAAGGCCCTGTTTTTTGGCACAGGTGCACTGCTTATCATGGTCTTTGAAATACATCTACCCATTTCCGGAACAAGGCTCGTTACTGATCCGAGGGAGATACTGGTTACTCTGGGTGCTGCATTCACAGGACCCATCGGGGGCATCATTATTGGCATCATGTCCGGATTAATACAGCCGGTAACGGCCTTTTCCCCTGTTTCTATGTTCTACCATGCTCTCGGCGGCTTTTTTATAGGGATCTGCTACAGGCCCTTATACCGTCTCACGACTATGCCACGTCTTCTTGGGTGGTGGGTATTGCTTGTAACATTTTATTATTTTGCCTTAATAATACCCTTCTCCGTTATTGGAACATCATTCAACCCTGAACTTTTGCAACAGATGTTCGGAACCTATACAGGTTTTACAGACCTGTACATAAGGGTCCTTGCACCTTCCGTCATCCCGGAATGGATAGCTACCATTATTATTACAATAGTGGTAATGGCATCTTTACCGGAGAAATTTCGCAGGCCTGCAGGCTATATTGAAAAAGACCCTTTAAGAAGCTCCCGGGGGACACTCTCGGCGAGACTTACCGCCTGGTTTTTTCTCCTTTCGATGATACCGTTGGGTGTAATGGCAGCCCTCATGAGTCATAAATCAACGCAAGGGGTACAGGCAATATGGAACGAGCGGTATTTGCTTCCTGTTGCAGGCAGTCTTTTGATAGTTGCACTGATTGCCGGTGTTGTAATCTGGGTTCTGGTTGAGCGCCCCTTAAGACAATTGACCCGTGCTGCCGAAAAGATGGGTCGGGGGGATTTCAATATTGAGTTGAAGCATGAATACCTTATCGATGAGCTTGGAACGCTCGGTGGTGTTTTTAATAATATGACACAACAACTCGGAGGCCTTGTTGCTGACCTTACACAGCAGGTTCAGGAACTTACAACAGCACAAAAGGCTTTGCGCCTGTCTGAAGAAAAATATCGGAATATATATGAAAATGCCGTTTTGGGAATTTTCCGCAGCACTCCCAAGGGCCGGTTTATTGATGTGAACCCTGCGCTGGCAAAAATCCACGGATATGCATCCCCCGAGGAAATGATGATGGAAATCAAAAATATCGGCCAGCAGCTTTACGAAAACCCTGAAGACCTTAAACGATATATCAATTTACTGGAAAAACAGGATGTTGTAAGGGGCTTTAAGGCGCATCTTTTTCGTAAGGATAAAAGCATAGCATGGATCTCAATGGATGTGAGAGCTTATCGAAATGAAAATGACAGGATACTTTACTATGAAGGCATTGTGCAGGATATAACCGAACGGGAAAAGGCAGAAAAAGACCTCTATAATGAGAAGCAAAGGTCTCTCACCTTGTCGGAGAATGCCCCTTTCGGTATGGTCATGATCGATAAGATCGGAAATTATACCTATATCAATCCAAAATATCAGGAATTATTCGGTTATAGCCTGAATGAAATCCCCGATGGACGGACATGGTTCCGGAAGACATTACCTGATCCTCAAGACAGGCATAAAGTTATTTCATTATGGACAGAGGATTTTAAAGATGCAAAAACAGGAGAAAATATCACGAGGGACTTTGCTGTTACCTGTAAGGACGGGACCGAAAAGATCATCAATTTCAAGTCTTCCCTGTTAGCCACAGGAGAAATATTGATAAGTTGTGAAGATATTACGGAGAGCAAATTATCAGAAGAAAGGCTTATTGAATATCAGCAATTTTTGGGGGCCATGCTTTCGGCATCACCAGTTGCGGTCTGCAGAGTAAGGGATAGAAAGCTTGTATGGGCAAGCGATTCCCTGTCCCGTTTAACGGGATATTCTTTAGATGAGCTGCTCAATGTAAGTACCAGACTGCTATACGACAGTGATGAAGCATATGAAGAGGAAGGGAAAACACTCTACGAGAAAGGCTGGTATGAAACATGGCATGTTGTAAAGAAGGATGGCACAAAAATCAATGCCTTTATCCGTCTTGTACCAATGGACAGCCGCTCTTTTATCATGACTTTTTCGGATATAACGGATATAAAAGAGATGCAGGAAGAGAAAGAAAAGTTGCAGCAACAATTAAACCATGCCCAGAAGATGGAAGCTATCGGTACTCTTGCAGGGGGTATCGCCCATGACTTCAACAATATTCTCACCGCATTAATAGGTTATGGAAGCCTCCTGCAAATGCGAATGGACAAGGACAGCCCGCTGCGAAGGTATGTTGAGCAGATACTTTCCACATCCAAGAAGGCGTCCGGCCTTACACAGAGCCTCCTCGCCTTCAGCAGAAAACAGCCTGCGAAACTTAGCCCCATAAAGTTAAACAATATTATCCGGGGAACGGAGAAACTCCTTGAAAGACTCCTTACCGAAGACATCGAATTACAGATTCGCCTGGCCCAACAGGATATGACTATTATGGCAGACGTGACACAGATAGACCAGATCTTATTCAATCTTGCCACTAATGCACGGGATGCCATGCCTAACGGGGGTGTATTAAGCATAGAAACAAAGAGTATTTTTTTTACCAGTGAATTTAAAAAAATACATGGTTATGGCCAGCCTGGCATGTATGCCCTTTTTTCTGTATCTGATACAGGCATCGGCATGGATGAATCGACAAAAGAAAAAATATTCGATCCTTTTTTTACTACAAAAGAGATAGGCAAGGGAACGGGGCTGGGTCTCTCCACTGTCTATGGCATTGTAAAACAGCATGACGGATGTGTAGACGTGTATAGCGAGCCTGGCGCAGGAACAGTTTTCAGGATATATTTTCCCGTTATAAAAACAATGGCGGATGAAGCAGAACCTGTTACCGTTTGTTTTAGAAAGGGAACTGAAACTATCCTTGTCGCTGAGGACAACACAGAGGTAAGGGTTTTAATTAAAGATTTTCTTCAAGAATATGGGTACAATATCATAGAGGCAGTAGACGGAAAGGACGCAATAGATAAATTCAAGGAGCATAAAGGGGTTAATCATAACGGGATTGATCTTATTATCATAGACTCTGTCATGCCGAAGAAAAACGGCAGGGAAGCCTATGATGAAATACGAAAGCTTAGCCCGGACATAAGGGTGCTTTTTACCAGTGGTTATACCAGAGATATTGTGCTTGACAAAGGTATTGAGGAGAAAGAATTCGATTTTATTTCAAAACCTCTGTCTCCTGATGAGCTGTTGCAAAAGGTGGAAGAAATCCTCGAACGTCCATCCGTTATAAAGTAA
- a CDS encoding ATP-binding cassette domain-containing protein, whose protein sequence is MKTDNNDIISVSNLSKAFDGFFAVNNISFTVKSGEIFAFLGPNGAGKSTTIKMLTTLLRPTGGEISMNGHNPIASPHKVRQTFGIVFQDPSLDEDLTAYENMEYHGILYKVSKDTRRQRIKELLNIVELWDRKDDFVKRFSGGMKRRLEIARGLLHHPNILFLDEPTLGLDPQTRNLIWNYIRELNRAKGVTVFFTTHYMEEAERVAQRIAIIDHGRIVVQGTLDELKKNTNTASLEDAFIALTGRDIREEESSDMDRMRRHMKFFRGHGR, encoded by the coding sequence ATGAAAACAGATAATAACGATATTATATCCGTGAGCAATCTGTCAAAGGCCTTCGACGGGTTTTTTGCAGTTAACAATATCTCTTTTACCGTGAAATCCGGGGAGATATTTGCCTTTCTTGGTCCGAACGGTGCAGGCAAATCTACCACAATCAAGATGCTCACCACACTGCTTCGCCCGACAGGCGGGGAAATTTCCATGAACGGGCACAATCCTATTGCATCGCCCCATAAGGTTCGCCAGACCTTTGGCATTGTTTTTCAGGACCCGAGTCTTGATGAAGATCTCACCGCATATGAGAATATGGAATACCACGGCATACTCTATAAGGTATCGAAAGACACAAGAAGGCAGAGAATAAAAGAACTCCTCAACATTGTCGAGCTGTGGGACCGGAAGGATGACTTTGTAAAACGTTTTTCAGGAGGTATGAAAAGGAGGCTTGAGATTGCAAGGGGTCTTCTCCATCACCCGAACATTTTATTCCTTGACGAGCCCACCCTTGGCCTCGACCCGCAGACAAGAAACCTTATCTGGAATTATATCAGGGAACTGAACCGGGCAAAAGGGGTAACTGTCTTTTTTACCACCCATTATATGGAGGAAGCGGAACGGGTAGCCCAGCGTATAGCCATTATAGACCACGGCCGGATTGTCGTCCAGGGAACGCTCGATGAGTTAAAGAAAAACACAAATACCGCTTCCCTCGAAGATGCCTTCATCGCCCTTACAGGCCGTGATATCCGGGAAGAAGAATCGAGCGACATGGATAGAATGAGAAGGCATATGAAGTTTTTCAGAGGGCACGGCCGATGA
- a CDS encoding ABC transporter permease, whose protein sequence is MNAIYVLWIRQLKRYFRSKTRIIGSLGQPLLFLVALGFGFGPIYAKAGGGNYIQFLAPGIIAMSILFTATFSGIEVLWDRQFGFLKEILVAPVSRLHIMIGKTLGSATVAVIQGVIVFFMSLIFGFRPTDLVLLPLALVYMGLIAIIFTALGTAIASLIDDTQGFQLIMSFLIMPIFFLSGALFPMQSLPKTVAVISSINPLSYGVDGLRGVLINGAHFGMVTDFTVLMVIATVIMVIGAYLFSRMQA, encoded by the coding sequence ATGAATGCAATCTACGTGCTCTGGATAAGACAGCTAAAGCGGTATTTCCGTTCAAAAACGAGGATTATAGGATCTCTCGGGCAACCCCTCCTTTTTCTTGTTGCCCTTGGATTCGGCTTCGGACCGATATATGCCAAGGCAGGAGGAGGAAATTATATCCAATTTCTTGCGCCGGGCATCATTGCCATGAGTATCCTTTTTACCGCAACGTTCTCGGGTATTGAGGTGCTGTGGGACAGACAATTCGGGTTTTTGAAAGAAATCCTGGTTGCACCTGTATCAAGGCTCCATATCATGATCGGAAAAACCCTCGGTAGTGCTACCGTTGCAGTCATTCAAGGGGTAATCGTATTCTTTATGTCTCTCATCTTCGGTTTTAGACCGACAGACCTCGTCCTGCTGCCTCTTGCCCTCGTATATATGGGATTGATAGCCATAATATTTACAGCCCTTGGAACGGCCATTGCCTCACTTATCGACGATACGCAAGGTTTTCAACTGATCATGAGTTTCCTGATTATGCCCATCTTCTTTCTCTCCGGGGCGTTATTCCCCATGCAAAGCCTGCCGAAAACAGTGGCAGTTATCTCCTCCATCAACCCTCTTTCTTATGGCGTAGACGGCCTTCGAGGGGTCTTGATAAATGGAGCGCACTTCGGGATGGTTACCGATTTCACCGTTCTTATGGTGATCGCAACAGTGATTATGGTGATCGGGGCTTATTTGTTTTCAAGAATGCAGGCATAG
- a CDS encoding PfkB family carbohydrate kinase produces the protein MNNYDLVFVGHVTIDDIEAAEGSSSGVPGGAPFFGALAAAPTKKKIAVITKMSGQDEYILTQLKAAGVDVFLLNTPETTHMRVVHQTDNMDERLIYQTKNAGFFEIEQMPSIESRLMHLGALTDQEFTLEFIRQLRSRTPRLSMDMQNIVRQVDRTTGVIHFKDAPVKKEMTSLVDAVKLDVVEAEILTGTDDLHEAAAIVEGWGSAETMITRSDGVFVRYRGQTYFEKYSNKSAHGRTGRGDTTMGAYLAWRIDHDVHESLRFAVALASIKMETPGPFRGSLDDVLARMS, from the coding sequence ATGAACAACTACGATCTGGTGTTTGTTGGCCATGTAACAATCGATGACATTGAAGCCGCAGAGGGGTCTTCTTCCGGAGTACCCGGGGGCGCGCCATTCTTCGGAGCCCTTGCAGCAGCGCCGACGAAAAAGAAAATCGCCGTAATCACGAAAATGTCCGGACAGGATGAGTATATACTGACACAATTGAAGGCGGCAGGTGTAGACGTTTTTCTCCTGAATACTCCTGAGACCACGCATATGCGTGTTGTCCACCAGACCGATAATATGGACGAAAGGCTGATTTATCAGACCAAAAACGCGGGATTCTTTGAGATTGAACAGATGCCTTCAATAGAATCCCGGCTGATGCACCTTGGCGCCTTGACCGACCAGGAATTTACTCTGGAATTCATACGACAGTTGAGGAGTCGTACACCTCGACTGTCAATGGATATGCAGAATATCGTGCGCCAGGTCGATAGGACAACAGGGGTGATCCATTTCAAAGATGCACCTGTAAAGAAAGAAATGACAAGCCTTGTCGATGCAGTCAAGCTCGATGTTGTTGAAGCAGAAATACTGACGGGGACAGATGATCTGCATGAGGCAGCCGCTATAGTTGAAGGCTGGGGAAGCGCTGAGACGATGATAACCCGCTCGGACGGTGTGTTTGTCCGTTACAGGGGACAAACATATTTTGAAAAATATTCAAACAAAAGCGCTCACGGCAGAACCGGTCGCGGTGATACAACGATGGGAGCCTATCTGGCCTGGAGAATAGATCACGATGTACATGAATCGTTAAGATTTGCCGTAGCCCTTGCCTCAATAAAGATGGAGACTCCGGGCCCATTCCGGGGTTCTCTTGATGATGTCCTCGCAAGGATGAGTTAG
- a CDS encoding DUF4234 domain-containing protein has product MENRLDFQAAAEQYSSSIVKDIILSIITCGIYYLFWQAREMRAVNYLLEEAKYNFWKWFLLTIITCGIYHIYYEYILAQSIMEVQKRLGRPISNNLHILSVVLAIFGLNIVADAVQQDEINRLFGKK; this is encoded by the coding sequence ATGGAAAACCGTTTAGATTTTCAGGCAGCGGCAGAGCAATATTCATCAAGTATTGTAAAAGATATCATCCTGTCGATCATAACATGCGGCATCTACTACCTTTTCTGGCAGGCACGGGAGATGAGGGCTGTAAACTATCTCCTTGAAGAGGCGAAATACAATTTCTGGAAATGGTTTCTCTTAACCATTATTACTTGCGGTATTTATCATATTTATTATGAGTATATTCTTGCACAGTCAATCATGGAAGTGCAAAAGAGGCTCGGTAGGCCAATTTCGAACAATCTCCATATATTGAGTGTTGTTCTTGCTATTTTCGGATTAAACATAGTAGCCGATGCGGTTCAGCAGGATGAGATCAACAGGCTTTTCGGGAAAAAATGA